A segment of the Pedobacter faecalis genome:
GGTCCTTCCAGCTTTCTATAGTACGTGCACTCATAATAGAAGGCACCGCGCAGGCCAGACTGCCGATCATGGGCACCACCGATTTGCCACTCAGACCAAACCTTCTCATGATCTTATCCATCATGAATGTCACCCTGGCCATATATCCCGTATCTTCAAGTATCGAAATAAAGGCGAAGAGAATAGCGATCTGCGGGATAAAAATCACCACACCACCGAGACCTGCCAGTACACCGTCGATTAGCAGGCTCGACAGCACGCCTTCAGGCAAATGTGCATGACCATATTCCGTCAGAAACAGAAAAGCACCCTCAATCATGTCCATCGGATATGACGACCAGGCGAAAATTGAATTGAATATGAAAAACAAAAGCCCAATAAAGATCAGGAAACCCCAAACCTTATGGGTTAGCACGGCATCCAGCCTGTCACTGAAAGTAAACTTCCTGGCGGCACCTGTGTCCTTCATCACACCACTTAACACGGTGCCGAGGTACCTGTACCGGGCTATTGTCTCGGCCGCTTGAAGCTTGGCGCTCTCAAAAGCCTGACCACTGCAGATCCCATCAAGTGCAGCATGTTCCTCCTCCGTAAAGATATCCAGGTCCCGATGCTGATGCAGCATCTGTAAGGCCAGGTAGTCGTTGTCTATCTGCAATATCGCCTTCGCCTCCCGGCGCGCCTCAGGTGCCAGAATACTTAGGTCTGCACCCGGCAACTGTGTCGGAATGCGGGTGGTGTTTGCCACGGCCGTTTTCAACTGATCAAGCCCAATATTGCTACGCGCTGAAATCGGGACAACCTGAACACCAAGGCGTTCAGAGAGCTTATCAACATCAATGTCGATCCCCGCACGTTTGGCCATATCAGTCATATTCAAGGCTAGGATAACAGGCACCCCCATATCTGCTACCTGGGTATACAGAAGCAGATTCCGCCTAAGGTTAGTCGCATCTGCCACCACAATAACCACGTCGGGAAAACCTGGATTGTTCCTATCCGCGAGGACCTGCAGTACAATTCGCTCGTCCCTGCTTTTCGGATAAAGACTATAAGTACCCGGCAGGTCGATGATCTCCGCTTTGCGGTCGGCAGACAATTTGCAATAGCCTACCTTTTTGTCGACCGTTATTCCCGGGAAATTACCGATTTTTTGATTAAGTCCGGTAAGGAGGTTAAAGAGCGTAGATTTTCCTGTGTTGGGGTTCCCAACCAACGCTATTTTAATGTATTCAGTCAAAGCTTATTGTTCGATTATGATCATGGACGCCTCACTCTTCCGCAAGCAGAGCTGGTATCCCGCAATGCGGATGGCGACAGGGCAACCCATCGGAGCGAAGCGCTCTATCTCCACCACTTCACCCGGAAGACAGCCCATTTCCATCAGCTTTACTGACATCTCCAGATCTGTAAACGAAATAATTGTAGCCTGTTCACCAGGTTTAAGCTGTGAAAGTTTCATTTGTGCTATACGGAGTTATTTGACAGGCAAGATACCCTTTATCTATAATAAATCCAAATAACGAGACCGCCCGCACCAAGGATGACAGTTTATTTACCGAAAGACCGATAGCTTACCTTCGGACAATCGCAGCCTTGCCTGAACAGACCGCAGCCGTTCAGAACAAACATGAGCAGCGCAAGAAAAATTACCGAATATAATGTTCTCATATCAGGGACTAACTAACTACATTCTTCCGGTGCAACAGCACATAGCTGAACACACCCATGGCAACTCCAAGCATATCACAGCCAAAATCCCACCACTCGGCAGAGCGGTAAGTAAAAACCTTCCACTGAAGAATCTCAATCCCCCCTCCCACAAGCGAAGTGATCACAATGATCTTGAAGATGGTCAGTGAACGGAAACTGTAGCTATGCTGGTGTTTGATCTTACCGTAAAACAGCAATATCGTGAGGATGTAGAAAAAGCCGAGATGGGCAAGCTTATCAAATCCTTCAAAAAAAATGCCCGACCCACCGGTGTCAGGCATTTTCATATTGCAAAATATCAGTATCAGGACCGTCCATATTACAGCCCAGCTTTGATACTTCAATGCTTGCATTTTATTCATTTATCAGGCACCTACCAATGCCTGGTAGCCTTCAGCATTTAACAGGCCATCTACTTCCGACGGATCCGTAAGAGATACCTTCACCATCCAGCCCTGTCCATAAGGATCAGAATTAACCAGTTCAGGATTATCGTTCAACGCAGGGTTTACCTCAAGCACCGTAGCACTAACCGGCATGAACAGATCCGAAACGGTTTTAACCGCTTCCACGGTTCCGAATACCTCGTCTTTACTTACTTCCTCACCTAATGTGTTTACATCGATGTAAACGATGTCGCCAAGTTCGCGCTGTGCAAAGTCAGTGATGCCGATATAGGCCTCGCTACCTTCAACCCTCAACCATTCATGGTCCTTTGTGTACTTTAATTCTGATGGAAAATTCATCTTGTTGTTGTTTAAATATCTCGAGTTTTTTTATGTAAACAGCGGTCAAACCGTGTGTTCAAAGGTAATTAATCTAACACTTTATAACAATCCTAATTAAGGGTAATCCTCAAACTAAATCCAAAGTTGCTATATGCCGTATTGAAGCTCTGAGAGGTATAAGGCCGGGTAACATTCGAATCGTAGAATACCCGGAAATTAAACCGCTGGTTCAGCACATAGTCAACAGTGGGCCGAAGCGTTATGTTCTTTGCACCAGAGGAAACCTCCGCCTCAAGAACATCCGGCCGGTAAATGACCGTTTTATTGTCCCTCAGTGCCACATCAAGCTTAAAGTCCATATTGTTATCCATCTTCAGTCCCGGGAACATTCCGAACGGGAAACGGAACTTGTTGGTACGGTAACCTAAGCCGAAGATCATGTTGTTCTCCGAAAGCTGTGCCAGCTGGCTGTTGGCCAGGCTCAAACCGAGCAGCCTCGACCTTCCGATCTCAAAGTTGGCCGTCAGGTTGCTTTTCAATCGTGCATCAACGCCAATAAGGGGAGCAAACTGTTCTGCAATTGTTACCTGGTTATACTGATATTTAGGCAGGAAGTTCCCGTTCGCATCTCGCGTCCTGGAATATCCGTTCAGCTCCTCGTAACGGATCAGTGTATTGAAACTGTTCACACTATAGGCCGAGCGATACGAATGCCGCAGGTCTATGGAACTGAAACGCTCCCCAAGAAATGGAATTCGCGTAAGCCCGCGATAATTCAAACGCCAGTTGGGCAGAGGCACCGATGGCATGGTATTTAAGCTCACTGAAGAAGCCGGTTTACCTGTATACGCGGCCAGGAACGCTGGTACAACTACATCCTGCGCATCCTTGCTGTATCCGTCGGCAAACCCGCCCCCGCCTGCCGAATTCGGGTTTAATGCACCGAGCCGCTGCGAAATCACCTGCCGGTTTTCCATAAACCGCCCAAAAACTTTCGAAACTGTACTTCCTGTACCATCAGAAAATGCAGTCTTCAGCGAGATAAAAGAGATACTGTAATCACCCGTAGTGTACGGACTCTGATTCTCAAAACCGCCCATCTCAGCGTCGTACCGGAAGTTCGTGGAAAAGTTTCTGGTCTGATTCTTATTCAGAGTAAGTGTGATGGTCAGGTCTCTGAGCGGTTCCAGCAGACTGGTGAAGCTCAGGTCTTCCCGCAGCGTGTTAATGTACAACTGCGACTGAAGCGTATCTCTGGTTAGCCAGCCATGCAGCATTGCTGTGTTTCGAATGTCGCGCTGACTTCCGAAAACAAAACCCAGACCCGGTGCGCCCGTCACATCATCTATACCAAAGAAACTGGAGCCGGGCAGATAGCCTGGTAAAAACGTTCCCTTGCTTTGCGTATAAGCTCCCACAATATTTCGCACACCTGTAAGCAACCCGACGAAAAAGCCCGGCCCTGAGCCATCTGACCCTGCGCGCCTTACAAAGCCAAACTTATTGTATAAACCTGCCAGATTAAGGTTGGGATTAATCTGTATAATCCGCGAATTCTGAATGGTATTTCCCATATCTATGTACGGGTTCCTCAAGGTCGACAACGGCTCAGTCTGCCAGTTAAAAGTTGTACCGTATCGGGTCGCAATGTTAACCCAATTCAGACCCGGGAGCTTGTTTACCGGGAGGTTGTACGTCAGGTTCATATTATGGCTGTAATCCGTGGTGCGACCCAGCCGAAGCAAATTTTGCCACACTGTGTCCCGCTTAGAGCGATCCAGTCTTCCCTCCGGCTCATCAATAATAGAATAATTGGTGGCATCGAAGTCTAGTGTCATCGACCTCGACAAATTCCAGGAGATGCCATAAACCCGTGTAACCAGGAAATTCTTGTTGAAAGTCGTGTTCACCGGAATATAGTTTGCCGGATCATTATTACGCAGACTGTTCTCAGAATAATACCGGTCCAGATCGATCCTGAAATTTATGGAATTCGGCAGCAAACTGAAATTGAACTCTTTAAGCAACGCAAGCATATTAGATTTAATGATGCGGTCAAAGGGTTGATAATTGCGCGACTGGCCGGAATAATTATAGGCCAGTGATGCTCTGTAAGTATGCTGCACACTGTGCTGATTGATGAAATCGCGGTGCAGGTACTTCGTCTGTGCATAGCTCACGTTCAGGTTCTCAACATCCCACAACCGCGGATTTCTTTCCAAGTCCGTCCGCTCCTTCCTCACATTATTAAAGCTGATGCTGTTTCGGGTGGTATAGTCCTGTGCATAGTTCAGCACCTCCTTCTTTTCTTCCTTCGTCGCACCCTCAAGCGAGTTCTTCAGTTCAATATCCGGCGTCCTCGGATCAAACTGCGGTGTGCTCACCTGACTTGAGTAGCTAACGAACATAGGAATCTTAATTCCCGTCTTTTTGGGTAGCAGCATCCCCAGCTCCATGCTGGACGAGACGTCAAAAAACACGTGATCTGCCCGGTTTCGTTCACTCACGCGTTTCTCAATCGAGCCAAATCCTATGGTCGATTTGCTTCCGGAAATATTAACATCTGCAAAATCCGCCAGCTGCGCATTCATCCGTGCATTTGCGGCCCATCCTCCCCGCTCGTCAAATTCCGTAAGCCGCAGCTCATTAAACCACACAAGCGCATTCTTATCCAGTCCGTCGTCGCTCCCGGTGCCGGTCCGCAGGGGGTTTTTAACGCCAAGCATATAAACCCTCACCTTGCTCATGTCGGGCTGACCTTTAATGGTAATGGTTCGCCCGTTTTCCACATAGTCGAAAGGAACGTTCACGGGCCATGGCTGCCCGCCGAGCAAGGCCTTGTTCCTGGCCAGTTTGGCATGCTGGAAAGATTCCAGCTCGATGTCCACCTTGTTCTGCTGCGGCCATATGGCGTCCGGATCACTTGTCCCCGGCTGCGTTACCCGGAGGGGCAGTGAATATTCGTAATAATTATCCTGATTGTCGGTGCCTATCCGCAAAAAAGCACTCAAATCGCCGTCGCTTAATATACCGCTACCCAGTGCTTCGGCGTGGATAAACATTTCCAGACGCCGGTACGATCTGAAATCATTGATCGCCGTTTTAAATGCCGCCCTTCCATAGCCATCACGCAAATTTCTCACAGTAAGCGCGAGCGATTGTTCATTCTGACGCGCATCCCCCCTAAAATCGGTAAGGTTACGCTCCCGTTCTATGCCCGGTGGCACCACGTAAGGGATCGGGCTACGCTTACCATTTTCCTCGATATTCACGGTTGCCACCTCTATGGTTGAGTTATCAGGCGCTGCGGGAACCAATGCCTGATCGGCGATAACTTTATCTCCCTCATTGGCTGCGTTATACTGCCGCCATTCTCCACGGATCAGTTGAATCTTGCCAAACCGCAAAATTGCAGTATCTGCAAAATTGGTCATAAACATACGTATAAAGCGTATCGACTTAAAATCGGGGATATTGCCCACGCGCTGCTGGTACTGTGCCAGTGGGATCCTGATCTGGTACCAGGTAACAGGCTGGGTTGAACCGTTGGCCAGCTTCACCTGCGACGTAACCTTATCGGTAATAAAGTTTTGCCCCACCATCAGATCGCCGGGACGCATCGACACCTTGTACTGGAAATACTCGTCACTCTGCGTCATGTTGTTATCGCGATTTACATCCTCGCCATCAGGCAAAGAAGTCGAGGCTGAATTCTCCACACCAAAGTCCTGTTGCGACTGCTGAGGTGTTTTGGAATTTCCTTCTGTCCCGTTATAGCGTTGGTAGCGTCGCAATATCCCCGCGTTTTCCTGGTCAAGCGCTCTCGATCTGTAATAGGAGTAGTCGTCCGATGAAGGATCGCTATCCAGGGCGGCAGCCGCATCCGGATTTAACTGTGCTTTGATCTGATTGATCTGGGCCGCAAACTTAATACGCTCCTGTTCACTGCTCAAGCCGTCAAGCCCAACGTCCTGTAATCTTCTGGCTTCAGGATCATTGTCGAATGCCTGCACTACTGGCTGTAGCTTAGGCACCCTTCCCCAATTGGTCTCGTCGTACTTAGACGGGTCGGCGTTTGCAGGCAGGCCGTTTTCGAGCGACTTCCGCCCGTCTTTTAAAATATCCTCAGAAAGATTGCCCAAATTGAAGTACAGGTCCCCGCCTTCCGAATTCGGCTTATAAATAAAGGGATCCATGACCCAAAGCTCAATGAATTCGATGTTCAGCGCTTCAAAATCGTTTGTTTCAATTCTGCGAAACAAACCTCCCCATCTCGAGCGCGGATTATTCAGTGAGCCATCAGCATTAAAGCCCGTTGTGCTGAAATTGTATGGCCCCCTTACCTTAGGATAAAAGGCAATGTCCAGTGTCGGCAACATCACCGGCTGGCCCGTTGCGATCTCTTTAAACGGAAACACCTCCTGCTCTATGATCTCCCTCACATAGTGGTTAGAAAGCTCATTCCGGTTCCCCCGGATACCCGCCGGGATTTCACCGCCGCCCCTGCCATAGAACAATGGATCGATATTGTAAAAAGCGATCCGGGCCCTGTTATAGCCGTAAGCCAGATCGTTCACCAGTTGCGATTCGGGGAAAAGCTGGGGGGTGCCCGACAACTGCCAGGCAATGGAGCTTTTTAGATCTATTATCGACCTCGAACCCTCAAAATCATCTAAATAACTCACCCCTCCGGCTTTCCCCGCGAAATTCAGTGCGCGCGGATGGCCGGGCATCAGCTGGGCAAACTCTCCCGCGAAAGTAATGCTTGAAGGAGCCTTAGTAGAAATCAGGGGGAGCCTGTCGATCAGCCTCGTCAGAAACCTGGAGTTGGAACTGTAATTCAGGTCCATCCCCCAGATCGTATTCGATATTGGTTCCTCGCCTATGTTTACTTTGGGTGTAAGCGGCTTCTCCGTCAGATTCATGAGCGTACCGCCAATATTCCATTTATTGTTCACCCGGTAATCGAGCCGCGTACCGAAAAGCGAGCGTTGCTGAAGTCCGAACAATTCATTGTTCTCCGTCGAGATCCGGACCGGCTGGCCCGACAACAGCACGCCCGTGTTCAGGATTTTGACCCGGCCGCCCTGGTAGTCTACCGTATAGTCGACCCCTTCCTGAAGCGGGATGGTGCCTGAAAATACACGTACCGAGCCCTCTGGCACATTTATAGAATTCAGGCTAAACTCAGATGATATATCTGACTGGTAATTACCTTTGATGATATACCTGTTCTGGCGCGTAAACAACTGCTGCGCGATGACTTTCGTCGAGTCATAAAGGGCGGGATAAGTATACCTGTCTATAAGCGCCTGTTCAGAGGGCAGGAACTGATCGGCCAGATCCTTGCCAAAAGGTTCAATGACAGGAAAAATAATCCTTCCATTAAAAGGATCTATGGTTATATATCCGTTTGTCATATTCGTGACCAACGACGTATTGCTGCTCCCCGACGCCGCTGTCCCCGGGGCAATCGCCGACGAGGTCTGCGCAGTGTTTGAACGTGGGTCAAAAGGCTTGTTCTCGGCTTCAAAATCAAATATCCCGTCCGGTTTCAGTTCATCCTGCTGATTCAGCCGGTCAAGCCCAAGCACCTGAATCCATTGCTTATCCCGCAACGGTCTGTTATCAGCATCCAGACGCTCGCCTTCGGTAATCACGGGCCTTTCCACGCCGCTGGCCTCATCTATACGGAAAATATCCAGTCTGAAATTCTGGGGACTGATCTGGTATCCTCCGATCGCGTAGATATTTTTCATCATTAAATCCCAGGTCGGCAGACTGGTCTTCGTCGTTTCATTCTTAAGAAGCTTTGCAAACAGCACGTTAGGTGTAGCCTGATCGTAAGGAACATCGGTGGAAAACTCACCCACCTGGTACTCCACCCCGTTATAGGTATAGCGATAGGCAACCGCCAAAACCTCGTCGGCATTCAATGCATTATTCAACGAGATATAACCCAGTTTCGGGTGAAAGGTAAACTCCCGGTCGGCAAGCTTCCGGGCATACGTAAGCTTCGCGAAATTGTCTGTACCTCCTGTTCCCTGAAAATAAGAGAGTGCAGCGTTCGAGTTCGCTTGTCTGGCATCTGCTGGTAAATTCTCAAGTAAATTGTTGGACGACCTTGGAAACAACGGATTTGAAAACCCGGAAGGTAAAGCGGTATAACCGGCCCCGCTTACCAGAGTAGTGTTAAAGGGGCTGTTCTCGCCGAGGTCAATCAGCGCGAGTATATCTCTCGAATCCTGCGTCGTACCCGCCTTGTTAGTGATCCAGACTTCAATTTTCGTGATAATAACGTTGGATGTGATCACCGGCGCCGTAGCCAGTGCCCGGTTATAATTGTTGCGAAAGTACTGGGCCAGGAAGAAATGTTTATTAGCCTCATAGTTATCCCCGGAGATACGGAACTCGTTTTGCTGGGCCCCATTATTAATCACAATCTCCCTTGATTGCGATTTCTGCTGACTGAATATGGTGTTTACACTGAGCCTTCCAAACTGCAATTGCGTTTTTACCCCAAAGAGCGCCTGTGTTCCCGTAATTAGTGTAGTGTTTAGCGGCAGGCTCACATTTCCCGCCTCAATTTTCTTGATGATATCGTCCTCGCCACCTGTATAGTCTATCTTGATCCGGTTTTCGAAATCAAACTGAGCCTCGGTGTTATAGTTCATGTTCACCTTCAGTTTGGTCCCGATATTTCCGATCACATCCATCTGGATGCGCTGGTTAAAATCGAAATTTCCCTGAACGCGCTGGCGCTCATTAAACAGCGGGTTCTCATTTCTGTTGATCCGCCCTAAAAAAGTCAGCTCGGCTTCACCGCGCGGCTGAATATCAATCGTATTTCCACCAAAAATACGCTCAAAAGCCTCACTGTTAACTTTAAGGCTCGGTATCACGCCTGTCCTGCGCACCTCAGCTACCTCCCTGTCCGACAGTCGCTTCCAGTTCTCCCGCTTGATCTCGCTTTCCAGCAGGCGCTGGTACTCCGTAATGCTTAAATACTGTGGCAGTCCGAATGCCCGGCCGCCGATAAGCTGCCTGATGACATAACGCTTGTTGGCCGCATCGTATTCAACCTGACGGGTAATATTACCCGGAAGGGGAGCAAAAGGCTTGCTGAGCGAACCTATGCCCAGTAGCCGCCTTTCTCTGAGGCCAAAGGTGTTCTTTAAGGTATCTGAGGTCACCCGCCCGGGACTAACCTGAGCGCGAAGCAGCCCGGAACCGCCAATAGCTAATAAAAGAAAGATCAGCGCTAACCTTTTCAAGGATAAAACAATTAAAGATTCTTCAAAGCCAACTTGATCATTTGCTCTACCAGTAAATCCTTCCCATGTACCTTTTCAACTGCCACAAGGGCCTTCTCCGATGCCGGCTTCGAAAAACCAAGCATAACCAGCGCAGCGATGGCCTCGTCCTTTACAGAATTCCTTACCGGGGCGGCCATGAGCGAGCCGCTACCCTCCTTTTTCAACTTATCCTGAAGTTCCAGAACAAGACGCTGGGCCGACTTTGCACCTATCCCCTTAATACGTTGTATAAGCGGAAGATCTCCCTGAATAATAGCCGCCTGGATCTCTGTCGGTGTAATCGATGAAAGCATCATCCTGCCCGTGTTAGGTCCAATACCCGATACCGAGATGAGGTGAAGGAACAACCGCCGCTCATCCTCATCGGCAAACCCGTAAAGTGTGTGTGCATCCTCCTTTACATGCAGCCAGGTATATATTTTACATCGCTCACCCTCGGGCAAACTACTGTATGTACTCAGGGAGATATTTATGTGGTAACCCACGCCGCCGGCTTCCACCACCACATAAGCAGGGCATTTAAAAGTCAGCTTCCCATCGATATATGCAAACATGTTATTTTCTGGAAATTCTTTTCAAAAGCCCCCCTCTGTCCGATGTCGCGTCAAGTTTCTTCTCCTGGGCATCCACAACAGCGATGGTCACCATGTTAACGATCTCCCTCACCGAGCTTCCCAGTTGCACAATATGAACAGGTTTTTTCAGTCCAAGCAAAATAGGGCCTACAGCTTCTGCTTCGCCGAGCTCCTGCAGCAGTTTGTACGCAATATTGCCCGATTCCAGGTTTGGAAATACCAGCGTATTTGCCGGCGCATCAGCCAGCCTGCTGAACGGAAAATTATCCTTAAGCATGAGATTGTTTATGGCAAAGTTGGCCTGCATCTCGCCGTCAACGATCATTTCCGGGTGACGGTCATGCAGGATCCTGACAGCCTTCCTTACTTTTTCAGGTACCGGACCATCATTAGATCCGAAATTGGAATAGGAAAGCAGTGCAATCCGGGGTTGTATGTTAAACTTCCTCACCGCCCGTTCCAACAGCAACGTGAGGTCTACAAGCTCCTCCGCCGTCGGGTCCACGTTTACTGTGGTATCGCCAAAAAACACCGGACCCTTACGGGTGATCATCATATACATACCCGCAACCCTGTTCACACCTTCCTGGGTACCGATCACGCGCAATGCAGGCTTAATAGTAGCCGCATAGTTCTTCGTCAGGCCAGACACCAGCGCATCCGCCTCCCCGAACTCCACCATGGACGCCCCGAAATAGTTTCTGTCGCGCATGAGCTTGGATGCTTCCGAAGAAGTAATGCCCCGCCTTTGCCGCTTGCGGTAAAGCGCTTCAGCATATTTGCTCAACCGTTCAGTCTCCGCAAAATTATCTATGATTTCCACACCCTCAAGGTCAAGCTCATTCTCGTCGATGATCTTTTGGATCGCCTGTTTATTGCCAAGCAATATCGGAACCGCAATATTCTCATCCTTTACAATTTGGGCCGCCTTTAAAATCTTATAATTGTCAGCCTCTGCGAAAACAATACGCTTAGGGTCAGACTTAGCCCGGTTGGTCAATGCACGCATAATGGCGTCGTCTCCGCCAAGCCGGCGTTTAAGCTCCTCCTCATAGGCATCCCAATCAGAAATAACCTTACGTGCAACGCCCGACTCAATCGCCGCCTTAGCCACTGCTATCGATACATTCGTCATAAGCCGCATGTCCATCGGCTTGGGTATAATATAGTCTTTACCAAACTTGATGTTGTTTTGATTGTAGGCCATGTTCACCGCTTCAGGCACCGGCTTCCTTGCCAGTTCAGCTATAGCCCGCACCGCCGCAACTTTCATCGCTTCGTTAATTCCGGTAGCACGAACATCCAGTGCCCCCCTGAAGATATACGGGAAACCAAGCACATTATTCACCTGATTAGGATAATCAGACCGGCCCGTGGCCATGATGATATCCTTACGGCTCGACACAGCAAGGTCATAAGCAATTTCCGGATCAGGGTTAGCCATCGCAAATACAATCGGATTCCGGGCCATGGATTTCAGCATTTCTTCTGTCACACAGTTACCTGACGACAAACCAATGAACACGTCAGCATCCTTCATCGCGTCGGCCAGGGTCTCCAGTTTTCTGGACGTAGCAAATTCTGCCTTAATTTCATCCAGGTTGTCACGTTTGTCCGTAATCACGCCAGAACGGTCGCACATCACGATATTCTCCTTCTTCGCGCCCAAAGATACATACAGACGCGTGCAGGAAATCGCTGCCGCACCGGCACCGTTAACAACGATCTTTACCTTATCTATTTTCTTCTTTTGCAGGTCGCAGGCGTTCAGCAGCGCAGCTGCCGAAATAATCGCTGTGCCGTGCTGATCATCATGCATCACCGGGATGTTCATTTCCGCTTTAAGCCTGCGTTCTATTTCAAAACACTCAGGCGCCTTAATGTCCTCCAGGTTTATGCCTCCGAAAGTGGGCTCCAATGCTTTAACGATGTTTACGAACTCGTCAACATTTTTAGTATCCAGCTCAAGGTCGAACACATCAATATCGGCGAATATCTTAAACAACAAACCCTTACCCTCCATCACAGGCTTACCCGCTTCCGGCCCAATGTCGCCCAGCCCCAGTACCGCGGTACCATTGCTGATCACCGCAACAAGATTTCCCTTGGCGGTATATTTATATACTTCTTCTTTTTTATCCGCTATCCTCAAACAAGGTTCTGCAACCCCGGGTGAATATGCAAGAGTTAAATCCCTTTGAGAATTGGTAGGCTTAGTTGGCACTACCTGTATCTTCCCCGGCCTGCCCTGCGAATGATAATCAAGCGCATCCTGTCTCCTGTTAATTTTGCTCATAAAACCTCTTGAATATAAGGCGTCAAAGTTACAATTCTTTTATATAGGGATAAAATGAAATGCGCCATTACGGCGCATGGAATGAAATGAATAATCTAGCTCTTGAGTGGCGACCTGTCCGCCTGCTCCTCGTCAGGAGGGTAAACCTTCAACTTCTGTCCGGGCACGATCACGGTGCTTTTCAGCTTGTTCCAGACCTTTAGATCCTGCACCTCCACGCGATACTTATCTGCTATTAATCCCAAACTTTGACCCTTGGCTACTTTGTGGATTCTGTAACCTGGACTCGAGGCAAAGACCACCTTACGCTCGTTGTCTCCTCCCCCGTTCAGCACCTCATATACTGCGGCATAATCCCTCACAGCAATACGAGGAACCACCACACGTCGCGGTACGTTCATCGTGCCATTCACAATCTTCTTTTTGTACGACGGATTCAGTATCAGCAGATCTTCTTCAGGTACTGCAAGGGCCTGAGCCAGTTTCGGGAGCGACACGAAATGATTTACGTGAATGGTGTCTGCCTGCC
Coding sequences within it:
- a CDS encoding VanZ family protein, producing MQALKYQSWAVIWTVLILIFCNMKMPDTGGSGIFFEGFDKLAHLGFFYILTILLFYGKIKHQHSYSFRSLTIFKIIVITSLVGGGIEILQWKVFTYRSAEWWDFGCDMLGVAMGVFSYVLLHRKNVVS
- a CDS encoding FeoA family protein — its product is MKLSQLKPGEQATIISFTDLEMSVKLMEMGCLPGEVVEIERFAPMGCPVAIRIAGYQLCLRKSEASMIIIEQ
- the feoB gene encoding ferrous iron transport protein B — translated: MTEYIKIALVGNPNTGKSTLFNLLTGLNQKIGNFPGITVDKKVGYCKLSADRKAEIIDLPGTYSLYPKSRDERIVLQVLADRNNPGFPDVVIVVADATNLRRNLLLYTQVADMGVPVILALNMTDMAKRAGIDIDVDKLSERLGVQVVPISARSNIGLDQLKTAVANTTRIPTQLPGADLSILAPEARREAKAILQIDNDYLALQMLHQHRDLDIFTEEEHAALDGICSGQAFESAKLQAAETIARYRYLGTVLSGVMKDTGAARKFTFSDRLDAVLTHKVWGFLIFIGLLFFIFNSIFAWSSYPMDMIEGAFLFLTEYGHAHLPEGVLSSLLIDGVLAGLGGVVIFIPQIAILFAFISILEDTGYMARVTFMMDKIMRRFGLSGKSVVPMIGSLACAVPSIMSARTIESWKDRIITIMVVPLVSCSARLPVYTLLISLVVPEDTVWGFINLQGLTLMGMYVISIVAAVVVAAVMKFLIKAKERSYFIMELPVYRMPRWSNVIYTMYEKSKTFVVEAGKVIIAISIVLWVLASYGPSERMEAIDQKYAVLEARQDSTVVETLERDKSAEYLENSYAGILGHAIEPAIRPLGFDWKIGISLITSFAAREAFVGTMATIYSVGDAEETDTIRNKMRNAVDPDTGLPIFTFATAFSLMLFYAFAMQCMSTVAVVYRETKSWKWPLIQLTYMTLLAYLASLIAYQLLK
- the gcvH gene encoding glycine cleavage system protein GcvH — protein: MNFPSELKYTKDHEWLRVEGSEAYIGITDFAQRELGDIVYIDVNTLGEEVSKDEVFGTVEAVKTVSDLFMPVSATVLEVNPALNDNPELVNSDPYGQGWMVKVSLTDPSEVDGLLNAEGYQALVGA